One Mauremys reevesii isolate NIE-2019 linkage group 5, ASM1616193v1, whole genome shotgun sequence genomic window carries:
- the MBOAT4 gene encoding ghrelin O-acyltransferase, translating to MDWGSPLAPHPIAYYQLIAFPFAVSFHYLCISGCLSLNARYVLLLVGGCLLACAAMGWYALLLFIPTFCSVAIFHSVGPPQVHTWAFVLQMSWQTLCHLGLHYREHYLQGAPCIRLTIALSSLMLQTQKVTSLALDIHEGKVTMAAEWRKGREPLLRALPLCSYLLFFPALLGGPLCSFQRFQVQIQGLCTSRPTAPWRVAGQKCLRALALHLLRTAVRSCVAPLAGMTDCTGFGCVYVMWRSALLFRLAYYSQWVLDEALLSAAGLGLELGHAPGAEAACSDLSDADIWTLETTNRIALFTRTWNRSTSRWLRRLVFQRSPAQPLLATFAFSAWWHGLHPGQVFGFLCWAAMVEADYRIHPFLRSLAKSWHTKVLYQALTWVQTQLIIAYITAAVEMRSFSTLWLLGASYNSVFPLLYGVSLLWLVARAKEKCV from the exons GTACGTCTTGCTCCTGGTGGGAGGCTGCCTTCTAGCGTGTGCTGCCATGGGATGGTACGCCCTGCTGCTCTTCATCCCCACCTTCTGCTCCGTGGCCATTTTCCACTCAGTCGGCCCACCGCAGGTCCACACGTGGGCATTTGTGCTCCAGATGTCCTGGCAGACTCTCTGCCACCTGGGCCTGCACTACAGAGAACATTATCTGCAAGGAGCCCCATGCATCAG gtTGACGATCGCCCTCTCGTCTCTCATGCTGCAGACGCAGAAGGTCACATCGCTGGCTCTGGATATCCACGAAGGGAAGGTGACTATGGCAGCTGagtggaggaaggggagggagccaCTGCTGCGGGCGCTGCCTCTATGCAGCTACCTGCTCTTTttccctgccctgctgggaggcCCGCTCTGCTCCTTCCAGAGATTTCAGGTCCAGATCCAGGGCTTGTGCACTTCACGCCCCACAGCTCCCTGGAGAGTTGCAGGCCAGAAATGCCTTcgtgccctggctctgcacctgcTGAGAACGGCTGTGAGGAGCTGCGTGGCCCCGCTGGCCGGCATGACGGACTGCACAGGCTTTGGCTGCGTGTACGTCATGTGGCGTTCCGCCTTGCTCTTCAGACTGGCTTATTACTCCCAGTGGGTGCTTGACGAGGCTCTCCTCAGCGCAGCgggccttgggctggagctcgGCCACGCCCCCGGTGCAGAGGCTGCCTGCAGCGACCTCTCTGATGCAGACATATGGACCTTGGAGACCACCAACAGAATAGCCCTCTTCACCAGGACCTGGAACAGGAGCACTTCCCGGTGGCTGAGGAGACTCGTCTTCCAGCgcagcccggcccagcccctgTTGGCCACCTTTGCCTTCTCGGCCTGGTGGCACGGGCTCCACCCAGGGCAAGTGTTTGGCTTCTTGTGCTGGGCAGCGATGGTGGAGGCTGATTACCGGATTCACCCTTTTCTCCGTTCGCTTGCAAAGTCCTGGCACACCAAGGTGCTGTATCAGGCCCTGACCTGGGTCCAGACCCAGCTGATTATTGCATACATCACGGCTGCGGTGGAGATGAGGAGCTTCTCTACACTCTGGCTGCTGGGCGCCTCCTACAACAGCGTCTTCCCTCTCCTGTACGGCGTTTCACTGCTGTGGCTGGTCGCGAGAGCCAAAGAAAAATGCGTCTGA